The following proteins are encoded in a genomic region of Candidatus Zixiibacteriota bacterium:
- the qmoC gene encoding quinone-interacting membrane-bound oxidoreductase complex subunit QmoC: protein MAETRPLTPDPALIRDVKRLGGNTLKKCFQCGTCSSVCNLSSPSAPFPRKEMALAGWGQSERLVRDPNVWLCHQCNDCTTYCPRGARPGDVLAAIRAYAYKHFSFPSFMGRALATPRALPVLVFVPVVILLACVVWLAPQSVDGRYLFGTAAVIDFNLFLPHQYVDALFVIGNIMIFIFAAVGFRRFWKGMQRPGEKYELSFVGSLLKTIPEVLSHRKFRECDTNRPRTWGHLLLFYGFLGAMVTTGAIFVSIFAPHYLEQIGLQVLRPLFELPLNLPNPIKILGALSGVALALGGALLIIRRWGKKDEVGANGYTDYLFLYVIFLAGATGMAAWVARWAGTATIAYGSYFAHLVCVFFLLWYMPYSKFAHMIYRLLALAQARRLGYLDRRR, encoded by the coding sequence ATGGCGGAAACCCGGCCACTCACCCCTGACCCCGCGTTGATCCGTGACGTGAAGCGACTCGGCGGGAACACGCTGAAGAAGTGCTTCCAATGCGGCACCTGCTCCAGTGTCTGCAATCTGTCGAGCCCATCGGCGCCCTTCCCCCGGAAAGAGATGGCGTTGGCCGGATGGGGCCAGTCCGAGCGGCTGGTGCGCGACCCGAACGTGTGGTTGTGTCACCAATGCAACGATTGCACGACCTACTGCCCCCGTGGGGCACGGCCCGGTGATGTCCTCGCCGCCATCCGGGCCTATGCCTACAAGCACTTCTCGTTCCCCTCGTTCATGGGACGGGCCTTGGCCACTCCGCGGGCGCTGCCGGTACTCGTTTTTGTCCCCGTAGTCATCCTGCTGGCCTGCGTTGTGTGGCTCGCGCCGCAATCCGTCGACGGCCGCTACCTCTTCGGCACCGCCGCCGTCATCGACTTCAATCTGTTCCTGCCGCACCAGTATGTCGACGCCCTCTTCGTCATCGGCAACATCATGATCTTCATATTCGCCGCCGTGGGGTTCCGACGGTTCTGGAAGGGGATGCAACGGCCGGGGGAGAAGTACGAATTGTCCTTCGTGGGCAGTCTGCTCAAGACAATCCCGGAAGTGCTGTCCCATCGAAAATTCCGGGAGTGTGACACCAACAGGCCGCGCACCTGGGGACACCTGTTGCTCTTCTATGGTTTCCTCGGCGCCATGGTGACGACCGGTGCGATCTTCGTGTCGATCTTCGCGCCGCACTACCTCGAGCAGATCGGGTTGCAAGTGCTCCGCCCGCTCTTTGAGTTACCGCTGAATCTTCCCAACCCGATCAAGATTCTCGGCGCCCTCAGCGGGGTGGCGCTGGCGCTCGGGGGCGCTCTGTTGATCATCCGGCGGTGGGGCAAGAAAGACGAAGTCGGCGCCAACGGCTACACCGACTACCTGTTCCTGTATGTCATCTTCCTGGCCGGGGCGACCGGAATGGCCGCCTGGGTGGCACGCTGGGCCGGCACCGCGACGATTGCCTATGGGAGCTATTTCGCGCACCTGGTTTGCGTCTTCTTCCTCCTCTGGTATATGCCGTATTCCAAGTTCGCCCACATGATCTATCGCTTGCTGGCGCTGGCGCAGGCAAGGCGGCTTGGATACCTCGACCGGCGGAGGTGA